The following DNA comes from Ensifer canadensis.
GTGACGATGCCGAAGCCGAAGCCGGTGAGATATGTCTGCAGTTTCGTTATCTCTTCCGCCAGCCCGCTGACAACGAAATTGGTATCGAAGTTCCTGCCGGAAATGCTGCAACGGGTGAAGGCGTCGGGGTGATCGTCAATCATCCCTTCATCACCAAGAATGGCTAACATCCCTCCGGCCGGACTCTTCATTGTCAGAAGTTGGGCGAATTCCACCGCGAGCCGTATCCCCTCCTCCAGAGATAAGACGCCTGCGACGACGGAGCTCGCCAGTTCGCCCAGGCTGTAGCCCAGCAGATAGTCGGGAGATATGCCGGCCTCCTGCAGCAGCTTGGCCAAGCAGAACTCGATGGAAAGCAGAGCCGGGTTGGTCAAAAGAATATCGTCGAACCTGTCTGTCCAGTCAGACCCACCATAAAGGGTTGCCGTAAGAGATCGGCCTGTCGCGTCTTTGACCAGGGCATCGCAATGATCCATCCATAGCCTGAACCGAGGATGATGATCATATAGCTCTCGACCCATCTGAAAATATTGCGAGCCCTGGCCTGAAAACATGAAAACAATCGGCTTTCGCATGATGATTTCCGGACCAGTTTTATGCACGCGTCGGCACAACCTCGTTCAAATCGAAATAGCCGTTGTAGCCTTTCATGTAGATTGCCGCGCGGTGGCCAAAGAGAACGATCGCTTCCGTCCGCGTCTCGAGTTCATCGTAATCATGGAGGGTACACCGAACCTTCGTGCCGATTGGGTATTTGGCGTTCCAGGCGCTGACGATTTCGTTCACGGCGGGTGGGGCCCGATTATCTAGGGCCTGCTGCACACGAGCGGCCGGCGCTGGTCTGCTCTCGTTTTCCGCTCGATCATCGATGACCAGGCCGGTGTCCTTCGGGATGTGACGAAGCATCTTGGTCAGCACCTCGCCATGTCCGATTTCCTCGAATGTCATCTCCTCGCCGTCATTGTCGTGCGCCATCAAATACTGGATGCTGTCGCACCAGAGCACGCTGTCGGCGAGCTGGGCCGCAAGGGTATCGACGACAGCTTCATTTCTGTAAGCTCTAGCAGTGACATTGGCGATCACCGGGATCGCCAATGGCGAAAATGTGAACCCCTCCAGAAACCGCTTGAACTGTTCACTGCTCGGTTTCATCAATCGAGAATGAAACGCGCCGCTGGTGTTGAGCGGGTGATACATCATGTTTCCCTGCTGGAAGAACGCCTGCGCCCGCTCGATTTCGTCCGCCCGACCAGAGATTACGATCTGCTGAGGCGTGTTGTAGTTCGCGACATCGATGTTGTGCAGCGCGTTGTCCCGCAGGATGGCGGTGACGTCTGCCTTCGTGGCATTCAAAATAGCTGCCATTCGACCTTCAGGCGCCTGAGCCATCAGCTCGCCGCGCTTCTTGACCAGCTTCAGGCCGGTTTCGAAATCGAAGCACTCCGCCGCCAGAAGCGCATTATATTCGCCCAGACTATGGCCTGCGACATAATCCGGCTTGCGTCCGGCTTCCTCCAGCTTGCGATAGTAGGATATCTCAGGCAGCAGACGCCTGTGAATAGAGGGCTTTGACGAAAGGAGAAACTTCATGGCAGCCCACAATTAGCAACTCATCATTGAAGCCGCTAGCCGTTGTAGATGCCAGGAAACACGATGTCTTGATCTACTAGGACGTTGAACTTGTATCCGGGTCGGATTTCAAGCGTTGGCTGGACGTCCAAGTTTCTATTGATCGTTCGCTCGGCAACCCGGCCGAAGGTCTCGGCGAAGTTGCGACGGGCCGCGTCGGACGCCGCGTCCTGTGTCGCCAGCGTTGAACTTTCCGGGACTGCCATATCGATCCCGGTTCCGATGAGGGCGACCAGGATCGCCGACCCGAAAGTCCTGAAATAATGGTTGTTCACCTTATCATTGAAGCCGCCATAACCCTGCGCGTCCGTTCCCGCCATGCCTCCAATCTGCAGCGTGGAGCCGTTCGGAAAGATGATGTCGGTCCAAACCACGAGCACCCGGGACTGGCCGAAGGACACTTTGCTGTCGTACCGGCCAAACAGCTTCGTTCCTTGCGGGATCAGCAGGCGGTGGCCGGTGGCGCTGTCGAAGACGTTCTGGCTGACTTGAGCCGTGATGCGGCCGGGAAGATCGGAATTGATACCCGTGATCAGCGTTGCCGGAATGACCGAGCCGCGCTTGAGTTCAAAGAGAGACCGTTGTCGCACAACCCTGTTCGGCAGATAACCGAGTTCCTTGATATCGGCATTGAAGAAGCCTTCCTTGGTGCGCTGGCCATTGGGATCGAGGTTCTGATCGCCGAAACCCGCCCGTAGTGCCGCCGCATAGAGGTCTGTCGCCGATCCCGGCTGAGCGGCGTTCGCCGCACGGCTCGTCGTCGTATCGGTGACTGCCTTTGCCTGCGCCTCGATCTTGCCTTTGTCGATGACGAGCGGCGCATCATAGGCGGCGTCGCTGGCCTGCAGTCGCGCCATCCGCTCCCGATGGCGTTCGCGCAGATATTGCTCCTGCTGTTCTCGCTGCAGGCGGGCTTTCCAGACGGCCTCAGGCTCAAGCTGGGATTTTTCTTCGTGGGTCTGACGTGTCTCTGCGGCAAATGGATTGGATGTCGTCTCCTTTTTGGGCTCGACGGGCGTCGGCTGAAATGCCTGGGCCTGAGCAGGTTCACCGATGATACCGTCGCTGACGCCGCGCTTCAGTTGTTCGGCATAGCTCGAGGCGGGATTGCCCGATGTTTGGTCAAGTCCGGGATTGCCCCGGAAATAAAGCCCGCGCGATGCAAGGCCGTAGAAAATGACCGCGAGAAAGGCGATGACAAGGATGATCACAACGAGGACCGGCAAACGGTTGACGCGTCTGACACCGGAACCGCTTGCCTCCTCCGGCCCACCGCCGAGTTTCAGGGACTGAGCCATGGTTCCCTCCCCTATCCGCGTCGCATGACGGAGAGCGGGCTTGCCGGCGTCGCTCCCGTTGCGCTTGCACGATAGGCTCGGCCGATCTCAACGCTCGATGCCGACAGTCGCGCTAGGATCTGGCCGTCGAATGGCGAGATCACATAAGCAAGTGCGATCGTCTTCGCCGTGTCGTCCGTTTTCTGATCCGTGACGACAGCGTAGCCCCAGCCTCTGAGCGATGCTTCCAACGCCTCGCCGAAGGGCGAAGCATCCTTCTTCAACGAGATGGTTGCTGTACCGGGCCCGATCTGCTCGGCAAGCCTGCTCACCATGTCGCCGGCGATCGCGGAAGCCGCCGGCCCGGTGATTTCGGTCGGGGCGTTGCTGGTAACCAATGCGTCCCGGCCGGTCACCTGGCAGCCTGCCAGCGTGACAGCTAGAATGCATGTCGCCGCAGAGCGGAATGAAGCCAGCCCCATTACCGGCCTCCCCGGTTGATCGTGATCTTCTCCTGGTGCCAGCCAACCCCGGAGACCAGCACAGCCTTGTCCACCTGATAGTCGACCACCATCATATTGTCCTTCATGCGATAGTTGACGATCCGGTTCTGCCCGCCAGAGACAACGAACAGCACCGGGGCATCCTGGCCTGCGATCGAGCGCGGAAACTGGATGTAGGTTTTCATGCCGTCGCTATAGACCCGCGTCGGCCGCCAGCGGGCGCTGCCCGAAAGCGAATAGGCGAAGTTCAGTTGCTCGGCGGATACGCCGGCGCCAGGGATGGTGCTCGCCTCCAGCCGGGCGTTGACGTCAGCGAGCTTGGTCGAAACATCCTCTGGATATTCGAAACCGACGCGTGCCATGTACTGGGTCGGCGTCGACTTGAGTTGAATATGATACGTTCGCCTCGATGTCGTCACGACCATCGAGGTAACCAGGTTCGACTCTGCCGGCTTGATGATCAAATGGATTGCCTGACCGCCGACGGCGCCGGAGGTGGCCGGCTCGACCTTCCATCGGACGGTGTCGCCGACCAATACGTCGCGGACCACCTCGCCTGCCTGAAGCTCGATGTCACAGACCTGCAGCGGCGAGCACACGACAGAGGGCTGCACCTCACCAAAGAGAAAGATCACCTTGCCGTCGCTGCCCTTGGTGACGAGACCGCGACTTCCTCGCCATTGACCGGAGATACCTATGCCCTTGGCTTCATTGGCGCTGACGCTTTGTGCCGACGCTCGAGCGAGGAACAGCGGCGATGTGGCGAGCACGAGTGCGGCGGCGATCGGAAGCACGGCCGGAACCGGTCTTGTTCTTGTGATCATGTGCGGGGCTAGGCCTTTCAAAGTTGGGCTGTCCAGTCGAAGTCGCGGAGATAGAGACCGATGGGGTTGAGGCGAATGACGCCTTCATCCTGCGGAGGTGTCAGCGTCACCGTGGCGATGCCGCGGAAGCGCCTCGGTTGGCTGACCTCTTGGCCCTTGCGGTCACGCTCGAATTCGGTCCAGTCGATCTGGTAGGACTGGTTCGACAGCGCCACGATGTTATTCACCTCGATGGCGACCGTCGCGTTCCGAGCCCTGTCGAAGGGCGAATTCGACCGGAACCAGGCATTGATCTTCTCGGTTGCGGGATCGGAGGTCCTCAGCAGTGCGTAGGTGCGATCGATATATTGCTTCTGGACCACCGCATCCGGCGTGACGCTCCTGAAGTTCGAGACGAAGCTGCCAAGCGTCGCACGCACGACACGCGGATCGGCATACTCGATCTGCTGCGGGAAACCGGCATTCGCCGCCGTCCCCAGTTTGTCGACTTCGACTATATAAGGAACCAACTTGACCTGCGTGCTCTGGAACAGGGCATAGGAGAACCCGATCACCGCCATCAGCATTCCGACGATGCCGACGATGCGCCACGCCGCCGCCGCGTTGACGTAGGAGCCGTAGCGCTCGCTCCACTCCTGGCGGGCTGCAATATAGGGATTGTCCGGACCGTCACGCTGGGACATGCGGACCCCGCTGGTTGACTTTGCAGATCCTCATTTTCCTGACCCCTTGTTTCCCGAGCCCTTGCGCGCTGACGCTCTGTTGGCTTCATCCAGTTTGGCGTTGGCGAGGCCGAGCGTTGAGGTGCCATACGTGCCACGGCCGCCCATCGCCTGATCGCGGGCGGCAGACGCCAGAGCACCGGCAGCGGCCGCACCTCCGCTCGCCATCCCCTTGAGCGCGGCGCCCGCCATCGAAGAACCGGTGCTGCGTGCATCCGAATAGGCAGAGGCTCCAGCTATTGCGCCACCCCGGGCAAGCGCTCCCGTCCCGACCGCCGTACCGATCGCGAAGTTCGCTGCCTGCGATCCGTGCCGGATCGTTTCCATGCCGCCGGTGACGGAGGCACCCTGGATAACGCCCTGGATGATGTTCGGCACATACATTGAAACGACGAACACCACGACTGCGATGCCGGCGATGGCGAGCGCCGTCTGATATTGGTCGCCGACCGAGGCATCGTTCGCCATGCCGATCAAGACCTCGGAGCCGATGCGTGCGATCATCACCAGCGCCATGAGTTTCATTCCGACCGAGAATGAATAGATCAGGTAACGGATGGCGAAGTCCTTGGTGAAGCTCGATCCACCGAGGCCGAGCAGGATCATCCCGGCAAGCAAACCGACATACATCTCGACGAGCACAGAGATGAAGATTGCCGCGACCAGCGAGAAGGCGATGACGCTGACTATCATCGCCAGTGCTGCCGAGAGCGCGAGCGCGTTGTCCTGGAACAGGCCGAAGCTGATTTTCTCCGACATTTTCGAAGCGACAGTCAGGCCGGCATTGAAGACGTTAGCCGGCGAAGCGGAGCCGCCGCCGGCGCCGATCTGGAACAGGCTGTCGACGATTGCCTTCGCCAAGGCCGGGCCGCGCTCGAGTACGAAGGCAAAGAAGCCGATGAACATGATCCGGCGGACAAGCTCGGCGAACCAGGCATCAAGGGAGGCAGCCTGAAGCGCCAGCCAGACGGCGGCAATACCGACCTCGATACCGGCAAGGATCCAGAACAGCGAGCGGGCAGCGCGGCTGATCGTATCTTCCCAGCCCTTCGCTGCCGTGACGATCTGGTTCTCCAGCGTATTCAGCACGCTGCCGTCCTGCGCCAGCGCTGGATTTGCTATGACCACGACACCAAGCGCCAGCAAGATGGGGAGAAGACGCCCGCCTAAAGCCCTGTCGACTACCATCGCGGCTTCATCTCCTGGCCGTCTGTCAGGTCGTAATCTTGTCTTCCGCCAAAAAATTTCTCCGCGTGCTTGCGTGCTTCATCGTTAGGCGGAGATCTGGACGCGACGGTCCCGGCGGCTGACTGTAGCGGATCGTTTGATTGAGCAAGGAGCCACACCGCTCCTCCGGCGCTGGCTGCAGTGGCGAAAAGGACGACGACGAGAAGTAGCTTCGAGACTACCATCTGGGCTTCATCTCCTGTCCACCGGACATCGACGGCGCCGTCGACTTGAAAAAATCCTCGCGGCGGGCCTGGGCGAGATCCTTCTCAGCCTGCTCGGACTGATACCAGGTCCCCATCATCGTCATCTGCTGGGAAACGAGCCCGCGCAGCTTCTGCATCTGCGCCACTTCCTGCGCCGCGATCTCATGTCCGACCTGCAGCGCCTTCATCTGGCCGTCAGCACTTTCCGACATCGACCGCAGAGAAGACATGGTGGATTCCTCGGAGGAGAACTGCTCGGCCGTCAGGTTAGCTGCCTTCAAGGTCCCGGCGACCGTATCGCGGTTGGTGTTCGACCAGGTCTGATAGGTCGACGAGAAGGATGCCCCGTTCGGCAGGCCCGACTTGAAATCAGCAAAGCTCTGAAATCGCTGCTTCAGCACATCGTCGATATTGCCCATCGAGAAGGCGACGCCCTGCCCCTGGGAAACCACGCTCTTGAGCTTGTTCAGATCGCCCTCCACCTGTCCCCAGATGTGGTTCGGCAATTGCGCGGTGTTCTGCAGCATGTTGCTGTAGATATTGAGCTGGTTTTGGATCTGCTCGGCGAGCTGGCTAATCTGGGTGATCTGGTTGTTGACCTGTTCGGCCGACTTGCCGACGAGACTGATCAGCTCAGTGTTGTTGGCAAGCTGCGTCCACTCGGTTGCCTGTCCGGTCACGCCGCCCGCGTTTACAGGCGATACGGCGCCGGCAAGTGCGAAGATTATTGCGAGAGAGGTGAGGCGCATTGTGTCAGACCTTGGTGGCGGGAAAATACCTCGCGGCATGAGCGATCCCTCTCTGTTCGAGCCAATGGAGAGGCCATTCGGCCACATGTTGTGTTTCGAGAGCGCGGACCCGGGCGAGATCGTCCTTGCCGGTGGCTCCGACAAAGGAAAGTGCCACCGGTCCGAGCGTCATGTCGAAGAGCCGACGGCCTTCAGGAGAGGCGACGTAGTATTCGCGCTTCGGAAGTGCAGTCGCGACGATTTCGATCTGCCGCTCGTTGAAACCGATACGCTCATAGAACTCACGCGTACCGGTCTCGCGCGCCGCGCCGTTGGGCAGGCAAATCTTCGTCGGGCAGCTCTCCTTCAGAACGTCGACGATCCCCGAACGCTCCGCATCCGAGATCGACTGCGTGGCAAGCACCACGGCGCAGTTGGCCTTTCGCAACACCTTCAGCCACTCGCGGATTTTGTCGCGGAAAACAGGGTGCCCGAGCATGATCCACGCCTCATCGAGAATGATGAGGCTGGGGGCTCCAGTCAGGCGTTTCTCGATCCGACGGAAGAGATAGGTGAGGACGGGTACGAGATTGCGCTCGCCCATGTTCATCAACTCCTCAAGCTCGAAGGTCTGGAACGCTCCAAGCGCAAGCCCGTCTTCCTCGGCATCGAGCAACTGCCCCATAGGTCCGTCGATCGTGTAGTGGTGCAACGCCTCCTTGATCTCGCGCATCTGCACGCCCGAGACGAAGTCCGAGAGCGATCGGCCCCGCGCCTCGGCCATCAAACCGATCTGGCGGGATATCGCATTGCGGTGGTCGGGCGTGATCGCCACACCCTGCAGCGCTACCAGCGTCTCGATCCATTCGGTCGCCCAGGCCCGGTCGGCATCGGTCGAAAGATCCGAGAGCGGGCAGAATGCGAGCGCCCTCCCCTTCCCGTCGCTCTCGCCGCCGATCTCGTAATGATCGCCGCCGCCGGCCAACGTCAGCGGCAGCATTGAACGGCCTTTGTCGAACGCGAAGATCTGACCGTCCGCGTAGCGTCGAAACTGTGCCGCGATCAGTGCCAGCAAGGTCGATTTGCCGGAACCAGTAGGGCCAAACACCAGCGTATGGCCGACGTCGCCGACGTGAAGGTTTAGCCGGAAGGGCGTAGATCCGCTGGCGACCTGCATCAGCGGCGGCGAGCCGGTCGGGTAAAAAGGGCACGGCGCTGTCGGGCTGCCGGACCAGACAGAGTTCAATGGGACGAGATCGGCGAGGTTGCGCGTGTTGATCAACGGCTCGCGGATATTGGCGTACCAGTTGCCGGGAAGCGAACCGAGGAAAGCGTCGGTCGCATTCAGGGTTTCAATGCGCGCACCGAAACCTTCGGCCTGGATCAGTCGGCGCACGGCCTCGCACTTTTCCTGCAGCCGGGTGCTGTCCTCATCAAAGAGGATGATAACGGGCGTGTAGTAGCCGTAGGCGACGAGCTGGGAGGATGCTTCCGCGATCGCATCCTCTGTCTCCGCTACCATCAACATCGCATCCTGGTCGATCGACCGGCTTTGTGTCTGAAACAACTGGTCGAAGAAGGGCCGTACCTTCTGCTGCCACTTCTTTCGGGTGCGTTCGAGCTTCGCCCTCGCCTCCTGCTCGTCGAGAAAGATAAAGCGGCTTGACCAACGATAGGTCAGCGGCATCAGGTCGAGGGAATTGAGAATGCCCGGCCAGCTTTCCGCCGGCAGTCCGTCAATGGCGACCACCCCAAGAAACCTGTTCTCGACTCTGGGGGCGAGCCCATGCTGCAGCTCAGCCGTCACCAGCCAGTCGAGATACATCGGGATGTCAGGCAGACGGACTGGATGGTTCTCGCCAGTGATGCAGAAACGGACGAACTGAAACAACTCGTCATAGCGAGCGATCCGAAATCCACCGCGGTCCTCGGCTTCGTGCGTCACCATGCGGTGTATCGAGATGACGTTGGCGAGATACTGCTCGACCTCGCGGATCGAGGTCCGGAAGGTTTCCAGCGCCGTTTCGGCATAGGTGGCTGATCGGCTCCCCGCGTCGGCATAGACATAGCGTGCAAGCCCGGATCGCCGCGGCTCCGGCGGCCTCCATGTCAAGACCAGCGCGTGCCGGCTTTCGAAATGTCCGCTCTCGCGTTCGAAATGAGATCGCCGTTCCGCATCGATGGCGCGCGTGACCGGATCAGGAAAGTGGCAGACGTCTTCCGCCGGATAGTCGATCGTCGGCACGCGGACGGCCTCCACCTGTATCATCCAGCCTGTGCCGAGCCGCGACAGGATCGTGTTGATCTGCCGGCTGACCTCGTTGCGCTCGGCGTCGGTTGAGCTTTCGCTGTCCGGTCCCGCGAAATACCAACCGGCCATGAGGGAGCCATCCTTCAGCAGGACCACGCCGTTATCGACCAGCCCCGCATAGGGAACGAGGTCGGCGAAGGATGGTCCGGAATGACGAAAAGGCTTCAGTGCGACCATCGTCAGTACCGTCGCCACGGTGTCGAGGTCGGCCTGTAGTAGGACCGATAGGAAATGTGCCTGATATAGACACGGCGCATAAGCGGATCGGCTTTCGCCATCATGCGAAGGGCTGCGACCGCGACCAGCCAGATGGCGGCGCCGAACAGTGCGGCATACCAGGTGAGAACCACGAAGATGAGGATCACGGCTGCGAGCGCTGTGAGGAGCACCAGCTCGCGGTCGGCGCCCATCAGGAGGTTCGGACGTGACAGCGCGCGGTGGATCCGCGAACGAGCGAGATTGGAGGTGGGCTCAGCCATGAGCCCCCTCCCCTTTCGGTCCGGGCAACGTCATTTGTTCGGCAGTGCCTGGAGCGGATTGCGCCTCCTTGTCGCCGATTGAAGCGCCTGTTGCACCAAACAGCGCCACGATCTGGGTCGCACCGAGAAGAACGCCGCCGACAAGCGCGACATAGCAAAGCCTTCTGGCGAAATCGTTGAGCTCGCCGCCGAAGATCAGCATTGCACCGGCGATGGCGACGGCTGCGAGTGCAATAAAGCCGGCAACTGGGCCAGTGATTGATTGCTGGATCTGCTGAAGCGGGGATTCCCAAGGCAGGCCGCCGCCACCCGATGAGGCAAGTGCCGGCTCCGCCAAGCTAACGGAGAGGAGAAGGGCCAGCATGGCGCCGCCCAGGAAACGTTGATGGTCACGCGACATGGCTGTCCTCTTCGATCTGTGCGTAATGTTCGGTGCGGTAGCGGGAGTTGGTGAATCCCTCGACGTGGATGACCTCGCGGACCCGCCTCCCCTTCCCCGTTCGTTCTATGGAGACGACCAGATCGACCGCCTCCCCGATGACTTCCTGCATGGGCTGCTGGCTTGCTTCCGCGGTCAGCTGCTCGAGCCGACGCAGGGCCGACATCGCCGTATTGGAGTGAATGGTCGTCACGCCGCCCGGATGCCCGGTATTCCAGGCTTTCAACAGCGTCAGCGCCGCGCCGTCGCGGACCTCGCCGACGATGATGCGATCGGGCCGCAGCCGC
Coding sequences within:
- a CDS encoding acyltransferase domain-containing protein, yielding MRKPIVFMFSGQGSQYFQMGRELYDHHPRFRLWMDHCDALVKDATGRSLTATLYGGSDWTDRFDDILLTNPALLSIEFCLAKLLQEAGISPDYLLGYSLGELASSVVAGVLSLEEGIRLAVEFAQLLTMKSPAGGMLAILGDEGMIDDHPDAFTRCSISGRNFDTNFVVSGLAEEITKLQTYLTGFGFGIVTQRLAVNFAFHSPVIEPLKPFFLQMSGSFNYSPPRTPMISAQKGQEIAGVDETHLWDVIRQPVDFKSTIRKLASQQDCIFIDIGPSGTLSTAVKYLLPKNTSSIFLATLNQFGQDRATLEKTISCLSGSTD
- a CDS encoding acyltransferase domain-containing protein — encoded protein: MKFLLSSKPSIHRRLLPEISYYRKLEEAGRKPDYVAGHSLGEYNALLAAECFDFETGLKLVKKRGELMAQAPEGRMAAILNATKADVTAILRDNALHNIDVANYNTPQQIVISGRADEIERAQAFFQQGNMMYHPLNTSGAFHSRLMKPSSEQFKRFLEGFTFSPLAIPVIANVTARAYRNEAVVDTLAAQLADSVLWCDSIQYLMAHDNDGEEMTFEEIGHGEVLTKMLRHIPKDTGLVIDDRAENESRPAPAARVQQALDNRAPPAVNEIVSAWNAKYPIGTKVRCTLHDYDELETRTEAIVLFGHRAAIYMKGYNGYFDLNEVVPTRA
- the trbI gene encoding IncP-type conjugal transfer protein TrbI codes for the protein MAQSLKLGGGPEEASGSGVRRVNRLPVLVVIILVIAFLAVIFYGLASRGLYFRGNPGLDQTSGNPASSYAEQLKRGVSDGIIGEPAQAQAFQPTPVEPKKETTSNPFAAETRQTHEEKSQLEPEAVWKARLQREQQEQYLRERHRERMARLQASDAAYDAPLVIDKGKIEAQAKAVTDTTTSRAANAAQPGSATDLYAAALRAGFGDQNLDPNGQRTKEGFFNADIKELGYLPNRVVRQRSLFELKRGSVIPATLITGINSDLPGRITAQVSQNVFDSATGHRLLIPQGTKLFGRYDSKVSFGQSRVLVVWTDIIFPNGSTLQIGGMAGTDAQGYGGFNDKVNNHYFRTFGSAILVALIGTGIDMAVPESSTLATQDAASDAARRNFAETFGRVAERTINRNLDVQPTLEIRPGYKFNVLVDQDIVFPGIYNG
- the trbH gene encoding conjugal transfer protein TrbH, which gives rise to MGLASFRSAATCILAVTLAGCQVTGRDALVTSNAPTEITGPAASAIAGDMVSRLAEQIGPGTATISLKKDASPFGEALEASLRGWGYAVVTDQKTDDTAKTIALAYVISPFDGQILARLSASSVEIGRAYRASATGATPASPLSVMRRG
- the trbG gene encoding P-type conjugative transfer protein TrbG, with product MITRTRPVPAVLPIAAALVLATSPLFLARASAQSVSANEAKGIGISGQWRGSRGLVTKGSDGKVIFLFGEVQPSVVCSPLQVCDIELQAGEVVRDVLVGDTVRWKVEPATSGAVGGQAIHLIIKPAESNLVTSMVVTTSRRTYHIQLKSTPTQYMARVGFEYPEDVSTKLADVNARLEASTIPGAGVSAEQLNFAYSLSGSARWRPTRVYSDGMKTYIQFPRSIAGQDAPVLFVVSGGQNRIVNYRMKDNMMVVDYQVDKAVLVSGVGWHQEKITINRGGR
- a CDS encoding conjugal transfer protein TrbF translates to MSQRDGPDNPYIAARQEWSERYGSYVNAAAAWRIVGIVGMLMAVIGFSYALFQSTQVKLVPYIVEVDKLGTAANAGFPQQIEYADPRVVRATLGSFVSNFRSVTPDAVVQKQYIDRTYALLRTSDPATEKINAWFRSNSPFDRARNATVAIEVNNIVALSNQSYQIDWTEFERDRKGQEVSQPRRFRGIATVTLTPPQDEGVIRLNPIGLYLRDFDWTAQL
- the trbL gene encoding P-type conjugative transfer protein TrbL, whose amino-acid sequence is MVVDRALGGRLLPILLALGVVVIANPALAQDGSVLNTLENQIVTAAKGWEDTISRAARSLFWILAGIEVGIAAVWLALQAASLDAWFAELVRRIMFIGFFAFVLERGPALAKAIVDSLFQIGAGGGSASPANVFNAGLTVASKMSEKISFGLFQDNALALSAALAMIVSVIAFSLVAAIFISVLVEMYVGLLAGMILLGLGGSSFTKDFAIRYLIYSFSVGMKLMALVMIARIGSEVLIGMANDASVGDQYQTALAIAGIAVVVFVVSMYVPNIIQGVIQGASVTGGMETIRHGSQAANFAIGTAVGTGALARGGAIAGASAYSDARSTGSSMAGAALKGMASGGAAAAGALASAARDQAMGGRGTYGTSTLGLANAKLDEANRASARKGSGNKGSGK
- the trbK gene encoding entry exclusion protein TrbK gives rise to the protein MVVSKLLLVVVLFATAASAGGAVWLLAQSNDPLQSAAGTVASRSPPNDEARKHAEKFFGGRQDYDLTDGQEMKPRW
- the trbJ gene encoding P-type conjugative transfer protein TrbJ is translated as MRLTSLAIIFALAGAVSPVNAGGVTGQATEWTQLANNTELISLVGKSAEQVNNQITQISQLAEQIQNQLNIYSNMLQNTAQLPNHIWGQVEGDLNKLKSVVSQGQGVAFSMGNIDDVLKQRFQSFADFKSGLPNGASFSSTYQTWSNTNRDTVAGTLKAANLTAEQFSSEESTMSSLRSMSESADGQMKALQVGHEIAAQEVAQMQKLRGLVSQQMTMMGTWYQSEQAEKDLAQARREDFFKSTAPSMSGGQEMKPRW
- a CDS encoding conjugal transfer protein TrbE, translated to MVALKPFRHSGPSFADLVPYAGLVDNGVVLLKDGSLMAGWYFAGPDSESSTDAERNEVSRQINTILSRLGTGWMIQVEAVRVPTIDYPAEDVCHFPDPVTRAIDAERRSHFERESGHFESRHALVLTWRPPEPRRSGLARYVYADAGSRSATYAETALETFRTSIREVEQYLANVISIHRMVTHEAEDRGGFRIARYDELFQFVRFCITGENHPVRLPDIPMYLDWLVTAELQHGLAPRVENRFLGVVAIDGLPAESWPGILNSLDLMPLTYRWSSRFIFLDEQEARAKLERTRKKWQQKVRPFFDQLFQTQSRSIDQDAMLMVAETEDAIAEASSQLVAYGYYTPVIILFDEDSTRLQEKCEAVRRLIQAEGFGARIETLNATDAFLGSLPGNWYANIREPLINTRNLADLVPLNSVWSGSPTAPCPFYPTGSPPLMQVASGSTPFRLNLHVGDVGHTLVFGPTGSGKSTLLALIAAQFRRYADGQIFAFDKGRSMLPLTLAGGGDHYEIGGESDGKGRALAFCPLSDLSTDADRAWATEWIETLVALQGVAITPDHRNAISRQIGLMAEARGRSLSDFVSGVQMREIKEALHHYTIDGPMGQLLDAEEDGLALGAFQTFELEELMNMGERNLVPVLTYLFRRIEKRLTGAPSLIILDEAWIMLGHPVFRDKIREWLKVLRKANCAVVLATQSISDAERSGIVDVLKESCPTKICLPNGAARETGTREFYERIGFNERQIEIVATALPKREYYVASPEGRRLFDMTLGPVALSFVGATGKDDLARVRALETQHVAEWPLHWLEQRGIAHAARYFPATKV
- a CDS encoding conjugal transfer protein TrbD; amino-acid sequence: MAEPTSNLARSRIHRALSRPNLLMGADRELVLLTALAAVILIFVVLTWYAALFGAAIWLVAVAALRMMAKADPLMRRVYIRHISYRSYYRPTSTPWRRY
- the trbC gene encoding conjugal transfer pilin TrbC, with amino-acid sequence MSRDHQRFLGGAMLALLLSVSLAEPALASSGGGGLPWESPLQQIQQSITGPVAGFIALAAVAIAGAMLIFGGELNDFARRLCYVALVGGVLLGATQIVALFGATGASIGDKEAQSAPGTAEQMTLPGPKGEGAHG